GAGATCCGCGTTGGCGAGATGAATGATGAGGCTATTGACACAGGTCCCTCCGGCACTCGTCGTCCGGAGAATCTGTTCAATGTTCCCGGAATTTTTCGAAAAGATATAAAGGGCGAGCGGCTTTGGACGCGATTGGACGGCCTGAATCGCCTCTTCAAGCCGCTCAAAGGTCAGAATCGGCAGGATCGGTCCAAAAATCTCCTCCCTCATGATCGGTGTGCTCTGTCGAACGTTCGAAAGCAGTGTTGGAGAAAGATAGCGTCCTTCAGAATTTATTTTTCCACCGGTCTCAATCCTTGCGCCCGCCTGAACCGAGGCGTCCAGGAGACTTTTAAGATGCTGCAGGTGTTCACGGGTCACGAGGCGGCAGAAATCGCCACTCGCCTCCTGTGAGGCGTCATCCTTCCCATAGCGTGATTCGATGACACTCTTCGCCTCCCGAATAAAATCAGCCTCGAGCCTTTTATCGATGAGGAGATAGTCCGGCGCCACGCAGGTCTGTCCCGCATTGATAAATTTCCCCCAGACAAGCCGCTCCGCCGTCTTCTTCAGATCGGCCGTTTCATCGACGATAACGGGCGATTTTCCACCAAGCTCCAGCGTGACCGAGGCGAGGTTTTTCGCCGCAGCCCCCATCACCCTCCTCCCAATCGGGGGACTCCCCGTGAAAAAGATATGATCGAACGGAAGTTCGAGCAGGGCATCCGCCATGTCATGCCCCCCCTCGATCAACGCAATCTCATCCTCCGGAAAGAGGTCAGTGATCAGTCTCTTCAAAAATGCGGAGGTCTGTGGAACCTTGGCGGACGGTTTCAAGATAGCGCAGTTACCGGCCACAATCGCCGCAACGAGCGGTGAGAGGAGCAGTTGAAACGGATAGTTCCATGGAGAGAGGATCAGGACGACACCCTTCGGCTCGTAACGCACCTCGCTCCTTGTCCCAAAAAGAACAAATGGCGTCTTCACGCGGTGCGGCTTCATCCAGCCTGAGAGGTGTCGGATCGCGTGACCAATCTCGGCAACGACAGGAAAAACCTCGGTGACATCGACTTCACCGGGATTCTTCTTGAAATCGTCATGAATCGCCTGTTGCAATTCCCCCTGACGGGAAAGAATCGCCTCTTTGAGCTTTTTTAGTTTTTCAATGCGTTCCACCGCGGTGGTCCCGGAAACCCGCCACCGGTTGGCCTGCTGTTTTTCAAAAATATTCCGTATCAATCTTTCCGCGCCTTCGTTCTGCCTTGCCGAGCGGACCGCTGCTTGTTCCATAACACCCCCTTCAAGAGCTCTTCAGCCTTCCGGTACGGATTATCCCCCGGAAGGACCGAAAAAGTCAGCCTCTTTCGTAGCTCGTCCATAACAATTTCTGCTACCTCTTCCTGAGTGATCTTCTCCCTCTCCTTTTGCCCGATTCGATGAGACCACTCGCGATGGTCCTCGATCCGGGCGATTAATTCCTCAATA
The window above is part of the Deltaproteobacteria bacterium genome. Proteins encoded here:
- a CDS encoding aldehyde dehydrogenase family protein, whose translation is MEQAAVRSARQNEGAERLIRNIFEKQQANRWRVSGTTAVERIEKLKKLKEAILSRQGELQQAIHDDFKKNPGEVDVTEVFPVVAEIGHAIRHLSGWMKPHRVKTPFVLFGTRSEVRYEPKGVVLILSPWNYPFQLLLSPLVAAIVAGNCAILKPSAKVPQTSAFLKRLITDLFPEDEIALIEGGHDMADALLELPFDHIFFTGSPPIGRRVMGAAAKNLASVTLELGGKSPVIVDETADLKKTAERLVWGKFINAGQTCVAPDYLLIDKRLEADFIREAKSVIESRYGKDDASQEASGDFCRLVTREHLQHLKSLLDASVQAGARIETGGKINSEGRYLSPTLLSNVRQSTPIMREEIFGPILPILTFERLEEAIQAVQSRPKPLALYIFSKNSGNIEQILRTTSAGGTCVNSLIIHLANADLPFGGIGESGMGNYHGFYGFKTFSHERAVLRQGRIDILRFFYPPYTRSVRAIIRLATKFFAR